One Streptomyces sp. NBC_00102 DNA segment encodes these proteins:
- a CDS encoding VanZ family protein, with product MTRPASLSVPPTTPPTTPPATPPRRGVGGLGTVLLCLVGLLLLGGAFMVRRMLLMPARRCAAFAWHGCFDTFNGVVLMTLVLLPVAVLVAWALARRRRAAGVPGAWRTSLAEVGMVHGTVPFLWLTMMPGAMAGQVPGRFSLVPLRDLATMGALGIVGNLLVFASLGFFAPLRFAAMASAARVLALGAGCSVLVEILQYVLRLDRVSSVDDVLVNTAGALLAGLASRRWWLRAEGS from the coding sequence ATGACCCGACCCGCATCCCTCTCGGTCCCGCCCACGACGCCGCCCACGACGCCGCCCGCGACACCGCCCCGTCGCGGCGTGGGCGGGCTCGGGACCGTGCTGCTCTGCCTGGTGGGCCTCTTGCTTCTCGGCGGCGCGTTCATGGTGCGGCGGATGCTCCTGATGCCCGCGCGCAGATGCGCGGCCTTCGCGTGGCACGGCTGCTTCGACACGTTCAACGGCGTGGTGCTGATGACGCTGGTCCTGCTGCCGGTCGCCGTGCTGGTCGCGTGGGCCCTGGCCCGGCGCCGTCGGGCCGCCGGGGTGCCGGGGGCGTGGCGGACGTCGCTCGCCGAGGTGGGCATGGTCCACGGGACGGTGCCCTTCCTGTGGCTGACGATGATGCCGGGCGCCATGGCCGGGCAGGTCCCCGGCCGCTTCAGCCTGGTGCCGTTGCGGGACCTCGCCACCATGGGGGCGCTGGGCATCGTCGGCAACCTGCTGGTCTTCGCGTCGCTGGGGTTCTTCGCCCCTCTGCGGTTCGCGGCGATGGCATCCGCCGCGCGCGTCCTGGCCCTCGGCGCGGGCTGCTCGGTGCTGGTGGAGATCCTGCAGTACGTCCTGCGGCTGGACCGGGTGTCCTCCGTGGACGACGTACTGGTCAACACCGCCGGCGCCCTGCTGGCCGGGCTCGCCTCCCGGCGCTGGTGGCTGCGCGCCGAGGGCTCCTGA
- a CDS encoding helix-turn-helix transcriptional regulator: MSEPTDFGALLGRLMECRRLDATALGQASGVARGELARVLTGVEPSPSELRRLAPALGLHTADLVVIAGVDLPDDLAPVDTRAGSQVVRLVRIAVGLRPEQRQALRDFMASMPREWRVPAAPASAPPFERYPNTPGALLMRLMRNRNLGWTATAQTFLVVTGRYWSASTYGGVGRGTVPLTAELLADFCAVLDVTAEDLAALTGITPTAPRSTGDHPDEAGSGVAGLVWDVRRLTAAQLERAVEYAESLRH; encoded by the coding sequence ATGAGTGAACCCACGGACTTCGGGGCCCTTTTGGGGCGGCTGATGGAGTGCAGGCGGCTGGATGCCACCGCGCTGGGCCAGGCGTCGGGGGTCGCGAGGGGCGAACTGGCCCGTGTACTTACGGGAGTCGAGCCGAGCCCTTCCGAGCTGCGGAGGCTCGCGCCCGCGCTGGGACTGCACACGGCGGATCTCGTCGTGATCGCCGGTGTCGACCTCCCGGACGACCTCGCACCGGTGGATACGCGAGCCGGATCACAGGTGGTCCGACTGGTGCGCATCGCGGTCGGCCTGCGGCCGGAACAGCGCCAAGCCCTAAGAGACTTCATGGCGTCGATGCCCCGAGAATGGCGGGTTCCCGCTGCCCCGGCTTCAGCGCCGCCCTTCGAGCGGTACCCGAACACGCCCGGGGCGCTTCTCATGCGGCTGATGCGGAACCGCAACCTCGGGTGGACCGCCACGGCACAGACGTTCCTCGTCGTCACGGGACGCTACTGGTCGGCCTCCACCTACGGAGGGGTCGGGCGCGGGACGGTCCCGCTCACCGCTGAACTCCTGGCGGACTTCTGTGCCGTTCTCGATGTCACCGCCGAAGATCTGGCGGCCTTGACCGGCATCACCCCGACCGCCCCCCGGTCGACCGGGGATCATCCCGACGAAGCGGGCAGCGGAGTGGCCGGACTCGTCTGGGACGTACGGCGGCTCACCGCAGCGCAGTTGGAGCGGGCCGTCGAGTACGCGGAGTCCCTGCGCCACTGA
- a CDS encoding VOC family protein has protein sequence MEQRISLVTLGVTDLARARSFYEALGWEGQTVQDTVFYQVGGLAVVLWSREKLAADCGLEDHGPAGFGGIALAQNLRSPEEVDELLTTAGRAGATITRPAATTFYGGYAGVFTDPDGHAWEIAHNPGFTLAEDGSLTLPDFDSL, from the coding sequence ATGGAACAGCGCATCAGTCTGGTCACGTTGGGCGTCACCGATCTCGCCCGCGCGAGGTCGTTCTACGAGGCCCTGGGGTGGGAGGGGCAGACGGTCCAGGACACGGTCTTCTACCAGGTGGGCGGCCTCGCGGTCGTGCTGTGGTCCCGCGAGAAGCTCGCGGCCGACTGCGGCCTCGAAGACCACGGCCCGGCCGGTTTCGGCGGGATCGCGCTCGCGCAGAACCTCCGGTCGCCCGAGGAGGTCGACGAACTCCTCACGACGGCCGGGCGAGCGGGCGCCACCATCACCCGGCCCGCCGCGACGACGTTCTACGGCGGCTACGCCGGTGTCTTCACCGACCCCGACGGCCACGCCTGGGAGATCGCGCACAACCCGGGGTTCACGCTCGCCGAGGACGGCTCGCTCACCCTCCCCGACTTCGACAGCCTCTGA
- a CDS encoding response regulator transcription factor yields the protein MRVLIVEDEPYLAEAVRDGLRLEAIAADIAGDGDSALELLSVNSYDLAVLDRDIPGPSGDEVARRIVASGSGTPILMLTAADRIDDKASGFELGADDYLTKPFELRELVLRLRALDRRRGHVRPPVSEIAGLRLDPFRREVFRDGRHVALTRKQFAVLEVLVAAEGGVISAEELLRRAWDENANPFTNAVRITVSALRKRLGEPWLIATVPGVGYRIDTGGPDAPGPGGTRA from the coding sequence ATGCGTGTGCTGATCGTGGAGGACGAGCCCTACCTCGCCGAGGCCGTCCGGGACGGCCTGCGGCTGGAGGCGATCGCCGCCGACATCGCCGGTGACGGAGACTCCGCGCTGGAGCTGCTGAGCGTCAACTCCTACGACCTCGCGGTCCTCGACCGGGACATCCCGGGCCCGTCCGGCGACGAGGTCGCCCGGCGCATCGTCGCTTCCGGAAGCGGCACCCCGATCCTCATGCTCACCGCCGCGGACCGGATCGACGACAAGGCGTCCGGGTTCGAGCTGGGGGCCGACGACTACCTCACCAAACCCTTCGAGCTCAGGGAACTCGTGCTGCGGCTGAGGGCGCTCGACCGCCGGCGCGGGCACGTCCGGCCGCCGGTCAGCGAGATCGCGGGCCTCCGGCTCGACCCCTTCCGCCGGGAGGTCTTCCGGGACGGGCGGCACGTCGCCCTCACCCGGAAACAGTTCGCCGTGCTCGAAGTGCTGGTCGCCGCCGAGGGCGGGGTCATCAGCGCCGAGGAACTGCTGCGGCGGGCCTGGGACGAGAACGCCAACCCCTTCACCAACGCCGTCCGCATCACCGTCTCCGCGCTGCGCAAGCGGCTGGGCGAACCCTGGCTCATCGCCACCGTGCCCGGCGTCGGCTACCGCATCGACACGGGAGGACCGGACGCGCCCGGCCCCGGCGGTACCCGTGCGTAG
- a CDS encoding SUKH-4 family immunity protein: MVTFAQAQEHADEWVNGDVPAYQHREVRVREFELGFVAWAEDRPEGPVSDGGRQRLVIARDTGEATLWPGLPVGEVIRRYEEEYGSPADAVPAPQAPARIDLNQTSFLLTPPEWLQEAADKLGIPDGRREPSDAAPDGAGGAGGSGAAGGSGAVPAQAGGPGAVHDAVPVAPPVPPAPAPVPPAPAVVPPVPAAPSVPYSAPSAATSQGQDSGATPWPARPEPEDHEPTASDGVPATGSPDSAPVPDGATPWAGTDTNRDPDGAAVPLPATVFAPPLSGADDDSAPAPVVPADAPTALMQPRRVPGTPPGAEDIANAATSKAVAPPRAPRPAAGSVPPPPGVPGVPGARPGVPAPPSGPGAPGVPAAGYVPTQLAPAVGPGAPRVPAPPGPPGPPSAPGVPGAPGVPQPPAPPGPPTPPGVPAPPGPPGPPAPPGPRSDVHHAETVFAAPPVGAPVGPPGPPPGVPGAPGPGAVPPPPPAYGYPQQPAQPPTVGPGYQAVLRYRAPDGSEQQLIRRSAPGTPHPEWQMLYELRSMNVPPQQVIELHTELESCELPGGYCARMIREMWPQVRITSVAPYGTDHASRQQGMRHLLTHQGELHQVADGPARPAPVRAPLPPVRPAPPVGPEGVAEELLQAFGPQGVLRFDERAVSRQGVPETVGRTLVWAGLPADFGPFFWAQPGQPVIPTLAELATQRQVRPAPDAGAYLVMGTDFGRAICVQYGTANIVAVPVEAGPDGQSVLPQFVNTGLPEFVRSMALLGRMWRLRYGLNPEQAGRWTVDFQAQLAALDPAALASPESWWSVLLEQMWDGLI, encoded by the coding sequence ATGGTGACGTTCGCACAGGCGCAGGAGCACGCCGACGAGTGGGTCAACGGTGACGTGCCCGCCTACCAGCACCGGGAGGTGCGGGTCCGCGAGTTCGAGCTGGGCTTCGTGGCGTGGGCGGAGGACCGCCCGGAGGGCCCCGTCTCGGACGGCGGCCGTCAGCGGCTGGTCATCGCCCGCGACACCGGCGAGGCCACGCTGTGGCCGGGACTGCCGGTGGGCGAGGTGATACGGCGTTACGAGGAGGAGTACGGCTCCCCGGCGGACGCGGTGCCCGCCCCCCAGGCGCCCGCGCGCATCGACCTGAACCAGACGTCCTTCCTGCTGACGCCGCCGGAGTGGCTCCAGGAAGCGGCCGACAAGCTGGGCATTCCGGACGGCAGGCGTGAGCCCTCCGACGCGGCCCCCGACGGTGCCGGTGGTGCCGGTGGCTCCGGGGCTGCCGGTGGTTCCGGGGCGGTGCCCGCGCAGGCGGGCGGGCCGGGTGCCGTGCACGACGCGGTGCCGGTGGCGCCCCCTGTTCCTCCCGCGCCCGCCCCTGTTCCTCCCGCGCCTGCCGTTGTTCCTCCCGTGCCCGCCGCGCCTTCGGTGCCGTACTCCGCGCCCTCCGCCGCGACCTCCCAGGGGCAGGATTCGGGCGCGACGCCGTGGCCCGCCCGGCCGGAGCCCGAGGACCACGAGCCGACCGCGTCGGACGGGGTGCCCGCGACGGGTTCCCCGGACTCCGCGCCCGTGCCGGACGGCGCCACCCCGTGGGCCGGTACGGACACCAACCGCGACCCGGACGGTGCGGCGGTCCCGCTGCCCGCCACCGTGTTCGCCCCGCCGCTCTCGGGCGCCGACGACGACAGCGCGCCCGCGCCGGTCGTTCCCGCCGACGCCCCGACCGCGCTGATGCAGCCCAGGCGGGTGCCGGGTACCCCTCCGGGGGCCGAGGACATCGCGAACGCGGCGACCAGCAAGGCCGTCGCCCCGCCGCGCGCCCCGCGCCCCGCCGCCGGTTCGGTACCGCCCCCGCCGGGCGTCCCTGGCGTCCCGGGCGCCCGCCCCGGCGTGCCCGCACCGCCCTCGGGTCCGGGAGCGCCCGGAGTGCCCGCCGCCGGTTACGTACCGACGCAGCTGGCTCCTGCGGTCGGCCCGGGCGCCCCGAGGGTCCCCGCCCCGCCCGGTCCGCCAGGCCCGCCCAGTGCTCCTGGGGTGCCTGGTGCTCCCGGTGTGCCTCAGCCGCCTGCCCCGCCCGGTCCGCCCACCCCGCCCGGGGTTCCTGCGCCTCCCGGTCCGCCCGGTCCGCCCGCACCTCCCGGGCCGCGAAGCGACGTGCACCACGCCGAGACGGTGTTCGCCGCGCCTCCGGTCGGTGCCCCGGTCGGCCCTCCCGGCCCGCCGCCCGGTGTCCCCGGGGCGCCCGGGCCCGGTGCCGTACCACCGCCGCCGCCCGCGTACGGCTATCCGCAGCAGCCCGCACAGCCGCCGACCGTGGGTCCCGGCTACCAGGCGGTGCTGCGCTACCGCGCGCCCGACGGCAGTGAGCAGCAGCTCATCCGCCGCTCGGCGCCGGGCACCCCGCACCCGGAATGGCAGATGCTCTACGAGCTGCGGAGCATGAACGTGCCGCCGCAGCAGGTCATCGAGCTCCACACCGAGCTGGAGTCCTGCGAGCTGCCCGGTGGCTACTGCGCGCGGATGATCCGCGAGATGTGGCCGCAGGTACGCATCACCAGCGTCGCCCCGTACGGCACCGACCACGCGAGCCGTCAGCAGGGCATGCGGCACCTCCTCACCCATCAGGGTGAGCTGCACCAGGTGGCGGACGGCCCCGCGCGGCCCGCCCCGGTGCGGGCGCCGCTGCCGCCGGTGCGGCCCGCGCCGCCGGTCGGGCCGGAAGGGGTGGCCGAGGAGTTGCTCCAGGCGTTCGGGCCGCAGGGCGTGCTCCGCTTCGACGAGCGGGCCGTGTCCCGGCAGGGCGTACCGGAGACCGTGGGCCGGACCCTGGTCTGGGCGGGACTGCCCGCCGATTTCGGGCCGTTCTTCTGGGCCCAGCCCGGTCAGCCGGTGATACCGACCCTCGCCGAGCTGGCCACGCAGCGCCAGGTGCGGCCCGCGCCGGACGCGGGGGCGTACCTCGTGATGGGTACGGACTTCGGCCGGGCGATCTGCGTCCAGTACGGCACGGCGAACATCGTCGCCGTGCCCGTGGAGGCCGGTCCGGACGGGCAGTCGGTGCTGCCGCAGTTCGTGAACACGGGCCTGCCGGAGTTCGTCCGGTCCATGGCGCTGCTGGGGCGGATGTGGCGGCTGCGGTACGGGCTGAACCCGGAGCAGGCCGGCCGCTGGACCGTCGATTTCCAGGCGCAGCTGGCCGCTCTGGACCCGGCGGCGCTGGCGTCGCCGGAGAGCTGGTGGTCGGTGCTGCTGGAGCAGATGTGGGACGGCTTGATCTGA
- a CDS encoding VOC family protein — protein sequence MSTIRQFQVTFDCAGPARLAAFWCEVLGYVVPPVPEGFATWEAYHGSLPPEEQVVYFACSDPSGVGPRVLFQRVPEGKVVKNRLHLDVRAGIGLVGEERLATLEAECARLVALGAFHVRTMRADGENESCIVMQDPEGNEFCLD from the coding sequence ATGTCAACGATCAGACAGTTCCAAGTGACCTTCGACTGCGCGGGACCCGCGCGCCTGGCGGCATTCTGGTGTGAGGTGCTGGGGTACGTCGTGCCGCCGGTCCCGGAGGGCTTTGCCACGTGGGAGGCATACCACGGCTCGCTGCCGCCCGAGGAGCAGGTGGTCTACTTCGCGTGCTCCGATCCCTCGGGAGTGGGGCCGCGCGTGCTCTTCCAGCGGGTTCCCGAAGGCAAGGTCGTCAAGAACCGGCTGCATCTCGATGTGCGGGCCGGTATCGGGCTCGTGGGTGAGGAGCGCCTCGCCACGCTTGAGGCCGAGTGCGCACGACTGGTCGCGCTCGGCGCGTTCCATGTGCGGACGATGCGTGCCGACGGCGAGAACGAGTCCTGCATCGTGATGCAGGACCCCGAGGGCAACGAGTTCTGCCTCGACTGA
- a CDS encoding cellulose-binding protein — translation MSAAPVSGHDFVGGRGRGYRPEQVDRFVAALSAQRNAALDELSRLTRLAEELAAESARLAEQVAGLAPQTYQELSERARSILALTEEEVAESGAAAQETAQALLDAAETAGRETRDAARAYAEKVRAQAGEDAERILAEARQSAAQTLAAAGEDAARTRAEGEELMAQTRARTSSVLTHQEQEHAERHKRSEAELLAHETEVTTRHDELMGRAEAVLAAAWRGRTEAEEAARHRQEDAGDRAAELFAEARVREERVVRETERILREHQEAREELHARMAHVRNSLAALTGRTGTRPSQEG, via the coding sequence ATGAGTGCTGCACCGGTGTCCGGACATGACTTCGTGGGGGGACGAGGACGTGGTTACCGCCCGGAGCAGGTGGATCGTTTCGTCGCCGCACTCTCGGCCCAGCGGAACGCCGCCCTGGACGAGCTCTCCCGGCTGACCCGCCTCGCGGAGGAGCTGGCGGCCGAATCGGCCCGGCTGGCCGAGCAGGTCGCCGGTCTGGCCCCGCAGACGTACCAGGAGCTGAGCGAGCGCGCCCGGTCGATACTCGCCCTCACCGAGGAAGAGGTCGCCGAGTCCGGCGCCGCCGCCCAGGAGACCGCACAGGCGCTGCTCGACGCCGCCGAGACCGCCGGGCGCGAGACCCGTGACGCGGCCCGCGCGTACGCCGAGAAGGTACGCGCCCAGGCCGGGGAGGACGCCGAACGCATCCTCGCCGAGGCCCGCCAGTCGGCCGCGCAGACCCTGGCGGCGGCGGGCGAGGACGCCGCCCGCACGCGCGCGGAGGGCGAGGAGCTGATGGCCCAGACCCGCGCCCGTACGTCGAGCGTCCTCACCCACCAGGAACAGGAACACGCCGAGCGTCACAAGCGGTCCGAGGCCGAACTGCTGGCCCACGAAACCGAAGTGACGACACGTCACGATGAGCTGATGGGCCGCGCCGAGGCCGTCCTCGCGGCGGCGTGGCGCGGCCGCACGGAGGCCGAGGAGGCCGCGCGCCACCGCCAGGAGGACGCGGGGGACCGCGCCGCCGAGCTCTTCGCCGAGGCACGGGTGCGCGAGGAGCGGGTGGTGCGCGAGACCGAGCGCATCCTGCGCGAACACCAGGAGGCCCGCGAGGAGTTGCACGCCCGCATGGCCCACGTGCGCAACTCCCTCGCCGCCCTGACCGGGCGTACCGGCACCCGGCCGTCCCAGGAGGGGTGA
- a CDS encoding HAMP domain-containing sensor histidine kinase has product MRRPPGLSARLKLTLSYAGFILLAGAILLAVVWGYVLRYLPDNNRGLLGINPNRTVVLHVFAPAAASALAFLLVFGLLGGWFLAGRMLAPLTRITAAARTAAHGSLSHRIAMEGRQDEFRELADAFDTMLEQLESHVAEQRRFAANASHELRTPLAVSKALLDVARTDPAGDRRELVERLHTVNTRAIALTEALLLLSRGDRKDFTREPVDLSLLAEEAAETLLPLAEHRGTTLDVTGGPAHVSGSATLLLRMVTNLVQNAVVHNLPSGGTVTVHTGTRAGGTSVLRVENTGDPLPPELVPTLTEPFRRGSERVRTDEHAGVGLGLALVASVVRAHDGTLDLTPRPAGGLVVTVRLPGIPQAAPVR; this is encoded by the coding sequence GTGCGTAGGCCCCCGGGGCTCAGCGCTCGGCTGAAACTCACCCTCAGCTACGCCGGATTCATCCTCCTCGCCGGTGCGATCCTGCTGGCCGTGGTGTGGGGGTACGTGCTGCGCTACCTGCCCGACAACAACCGGGGCCTGCTCGGGATCAACCCCAACCGGACCGTCGTCCTGCACGTCTTCGCCCCCGCCGCCGCCTCGGCCCTCGCCTTCCTGCTGGTCTTCGGCCTGCTGGGCGGCTGGTTCCTGGCCGGGCGGATGCTCGCGCCCCTCACCCGGATCACCGCCGCCGCCAGGACCGCCGCACACGGCTCGCTCTCCCACCGGATCGCCATGGAGGGCAGGCAGGACGAGTTCCGTGAACTCGCCGACGCCTTCGACACCATGCTCGAACAGCTGGAATCGCACGTTGCCGAGCAGCGGCGGTTCGCCGCCAACGCCTCCCACGAACTGCGCACCCCGCTCGCCGTCTCGAAGGCGCTCCTCGACGTCGCGCGCACCGACCCCGCGGGGGACCGGCGGGAACTCGTCGAGCGGCTCCACACGGTCAACACCCGGGCGATCGCACTCACCGAGGCCCTTCTGCTGCTCAGCCGGGGCGACCGCAAGGACTTCACCCGCGAGCCCGTCGACCTCTCCCTCCTCGCCGAGGAGGCCGCCGAGACGCTGCTCCCGCTCGCCGAACACCGCGGGACCACGCTCGACGTCACCGGCGGGCCCGCGCACGTATCCGGCTCCGCGACGCTCCTGCTGCGGATGGTGACCAACCTCGTGCAGAACGCCGTCGTCCACAACCTCCCCTCCGGCGGCACCGTCACCGTCCACACCGGGACGCGGGCCGGTGGCACGAGCGTGCTGCGGGTCGAGAACACGGGCGATCCGCTCCCCCCGGAGCTGGTACCGACCCTCACCGAGCCCTTCCGGCGCGGGTCGGAGCGCGTACGCACCGACGAGCACGCGGGCGTCGGCCTCGGGCTCGCCCTGGTGGCGAGCGTCGTCCGGGCCCACGACGGGACCCTCGATCTCACCCCCCGACCGGCCGGCGGGCTCGTCGTGACGGTCCGGTTGCCCGGGATACCGCAGGCGGCGCCGGTACGGTGA
- a CDS encoding EF-hand domain-containing protein codes for MSKLTEEEAKELFSEIDKDNNGTIRLGELRDYGQANEGKLDGLKLADFVRAADADGDRRITREEFAAYFA; via the coding sequence ATGAGCAAGCTGACCGAAGAAGAGGCCAAGGAACTGTTCTCCGAGATCGACAAGGACAACAACGGAACGATCCGCCTGGGGGAACTCAGGGACTACGGCCAGGCCAACGAGGGCAAGCTGGACGGTCTCAAGCTCGCCGACTTCGTCCGGGCGGCCGACGCCGACGGAGACCGCCGGATCACGCGGGAAGAGTTCGCGGCGTACTTCGCGTGA
- a CDS encoding SMI1/KNR4 family protein: MLDGPDVSVALRGGVRTRTHAWDFVRWFADAWAGRPLEPEDGFGEAELAAVEAGLGFRLPAALREGYALFGRRADLTRQQDPLVPVTGLHVDDAMGGVLVFRHENQGCAQWAIPLAGIDQDDPPVVVESSDGWLPFLDRMSLAWVELALSEALFGADELRLYDACELPDTLLPSLHERYVRVDLPDHPMWASGADSPVRWYAAPGRLVRRDGVHDHCWTHAWGRTAADLETLRRDLPGPWVR, translated from the coding sequence ATGCTGGACGGTCCTGATGTCTCCGTGGCGCTGCGAGGCGGAGTGCGTACGCGCACCCATGCCTGGGACTTCGTGCGCTGGTTCGCCGACGCGTGGGCGGGGCGCCCGCTGGAGCCGGAAGACGGCTTCGGGGAAGCCGAGTTGGCAGCTGTGGAAGCTGGGTTGGGCTTCCGTCTCCCGGCTGCCCTGCGCGAGGGGTACGCCCTCTTCGGGCGCCGGGCCGACCTGACCCGGCAACAGGATCCACTCGTCCCGGTCACGGGACTCCATGTGGACGATGCCATGGGGGGCGTCCTGGTGTTCCGCCACGAGAACCAGGGCTGCGCCCAGTGGGCGATTCCCCTGGCCGGGATCGACCAGGACGATCCGCCGGTCGTGGTGGAATCCAGCGACGGCTGGCTCCCGTTCCTCGACCGGATGTCCCTCGCATGGGTCGAACTCGCCCTCAGTGAAGCGCTCTTCGGCGCGGACGAGCTCCGCCTCTACGACGCGTGCGAGCTGCCGGACACCTTGCTGCCGAGTCTCCACGAGCGGTATGTCCGGGTGGACCTGCCCGACCACCCCATGTGGGCGTCCGGGGCCGACTCGCCCGTACGTTGGTACGCGGCCCCCGGCCGGCTGGTGCGCCGGGACGGCGTGCATGACCACTGCTGGACCCACGCGTGGGGGCGTACGGCCGCCGACCTCGAAACCCTGCGCCGGGATCTCCCGGGACCGTGGGTGCGCTGA
- a CDS encoding AraC family transcriptional regulator has product MLERLNQAMEHIELHLDQAIDVGELARIAATSEYHLRRMFSALAGMPLSEYVRRRRLTLAGAEVLAGRETLLEIAVRYGYGSGEAFARAFRAMHGIGPGEARRTGAALHSQSRMSFRLTVEGSSSMRYRIVEKPAFTVAGPKARVPLVHLGPNQAIIDFVRGIGPGTLESLEKLSDQEPRGIVAVCDDLDPSRAEGTELDYYQGVITSGEVPDGVTALAVPAGTWGVFTASGPIPQAIQELWRDVYAEWFPSNPYRGRPGPEILRTRLSPDKTEAEAELWLPVESECG; this is encoded by the coding sequence ATGCTGGAGCGGCTGAACCAGGCCATGGAGCACATCGAGCTCCACCTCGATCAGGCGATCGACGTGGGCGAGCTGGCCCGTATCGCGGCGACCTCGGAGTACCACCTGCGCCGGATGTTCTCCGCGCTGGCGGGCATGCCGCTGTCGGAGTACGTACGCCGCCGTCGGCTCACCCTCGCGGGGGCCGAAGTGCTCGCGGGCCGCGAGACGTTGCTGGAGATCGCGGTGCGGTACGGCTACGGCTCCGGCGAGGCGTTCGCGCGGGCGTTCCGGGCCATGCACGGCATCGGGCCGGGCGAGGCGCGGCGTACCGGCGCCGCTCTCCACTCCCAGTCCCGGATGTCCTTCCGCCTCACCGTCGAAGGAAGCAGCAGCATGCGCTACCGCATCGTGGAGAAACCGGCCTTCACCGTCGCCGGGCCCAAGGCACGGGTACCCCTGGTGCACCTGGGGCCGAACCAGGCGATCATCGACTTCGTCCGCGGCATCGGACCGGGGACGCTGGAGAGCCTGGAGAAGCTCTCCGACCAGGAGCCGCGGGGCATCGTCGCGGTCTGCGACGATCTCGACCCCAGCCGCGCCGAAGGCACCGAACTCGACTACTACCAGGGCGTGATCACCTCCGGGGAAGTGCCGGACGGCGTGACCGCCCTGGCCGTCCCGGCAGGCACCTGGGGGGTCTTCACCGCCTCCGGTCCGATCCCGCAGGCCATTCAGGAGCTGTGGCGGGACGTGTACGCCGAGTGGTTCCCGTCGAACCCGTACCGGGGCCGTCCCGGCCCGGAGATCCTGCGCACCCGGCTGTCGCCGGACAAGACCGAGGCCGAGGCCGAACTCTGGCTCCCGGTGGAGTCCGAGTGCGGCTGA